The genomic stretch AGTTAATCGagtgtatatcaactgtttcgagaagacggttattttcctgaggttggtgctaaggaagattggtttgtgaagcgacgtcttcgtgtgtgaagcttggtatgttgaagcttacgtgtggcattcttgacgagattagagaagaacgagaagtgaagaagcttcgtggtaaggagattgctttggtgaaagtgatatggggcggagtcaCCAATGGtaatattacttgggaactcgaggataagatgagggaatcgtatccggagttgttcgtttaAGGTGAATTTccgaggacgaaaatcttttaagtgggggagagttgtaacaacccaatttttagtatttatttattatactattattactagattttattttattggagtgttaattaattaatgggttgttcgatagtataataatcgattatattaattaatttggtgtgttaattaattatttagttgataggagatatcatgaataattgaattaattaacttggtggatatatggtgttagtttaatttagttgaattaaatagagatatttaaatattaggtcttattgggcctattaattaaattagaagtataatgacttaagcccaaagagaatactaatataaatagtaaggggtgaggagagtgagaattaggatcaatttgatcattgaaggcaatagagaaagagaagaggaaaagtaaagagaaaaGCTAGGGTTCCaaaaaattgaagaggtaaggggggaatccttattattattGGTTAGTATGATTGGATCACGGGGTAGATGTATatttaggttaaaatccctaatttgcatgattttaggattgttaggttttgatgagtattcttgatttgtgatgatttaattgtgttaaaactgcaaattaatgttatatacttagagtattgtatgagttataattttctgaacgtgtagatttttacggaattgaaatcggaggtccggaagtcctccaacgatgaaaaccgcggAAAATTCTGCATTATGTTCGTCTCAATCGCGAGCCCTTTTTATGTTTTTCGGTCAgaatcgttttggtcataactttagatccgtaagtccaaatcgagtgccgtttgaagcgttggatagctgaaacagaaggctataactttgtttcaggaataaaataattttggagattatttcatggacgtttttggggttgaagaagatgaaaattatgttggaaaatttagaaaaacaacaactttttaaTAACGCCTTAGTGCacggttttattcataactttcaactcgtgaatcattttggattggggtttaaagcattagaaaggtgactctaatatatattatttgaatggtgtatttgttatgaatgttaagatggtagagatgatcttaattgcatattatgtgaatggtgtatttgttatgaatgttaagatggtagagatgatcttaattgcatattatgtgaatggtgtatttgttatgaatgtgtatatgtaccattggtggattgtgaatgatatattgttatgaatgtgtatatgtaccattggtggagtgtgaatgatatattgttatgaatgtgtatatgtatcattggtggattgtgaataatatattattatgaatgtgtatatgtaccattgttggattgtgaatgatatattgttatgaatgtgtatatgtaccattgtgaatgatatattgttatgaatgtgtatatgtaccattggtggataattcatagagttgaattatggcGATATGTTGAATGTTAAGAaggtagagatgatcttaattgcatatgtgttggtatttgtacattcattcatggcatggtcggcttcatggtggaagcggtgaaactgtgggttcacatggtaaatagacgttgatccttaattggaaataggcgtagcagacgttgatccttaattggaaataggcgtggtaaatagacgttgatccttaattggaaataggcgtagcagacgttgatccttaattggaaataggcgtggtaaatagacgttgatccttaattggaaataggcgtagcagacgttgatccttaattggaaatagacgtggtggcttggattctagatattgaatcggaaaacggtgaaacgttgggttcacattggtaccacatgcatagagtcacatgtcttgcattgagtcacattagagtcatgtgataattgagtgtttgcattgatgtgattgtgatgtgtgtatgagatatggtaattgaatttgatgatgtttggatacataacttgactgaatatgtgattatgtgataattgtagttatgtgtatatttgagaatataatattggattttaatattgtactccttgagtttgatggatgtttgaaacatgtgaaatagatgttggttaatattatttacatggttatatgaagtgtgatgaatgcctttaattgttgatttaatcattgtgcttgattaatacttcttcataataatttgaattctcaccctttctgtttgaatgttacctttacatgggaatcgcgcagatactcagaagtagtatcgctgaagtaaatggacggtagctcactcgagattaaCTGGAGAGTTGCGGTACTtcgtttagagactaagtagtgagtcaatgctctggtcatgtaacactgggtagattggtagtatcgAACTCGTGTCTTATTTGGATACGCTTTATGGTATTACTTGTGAACATatttaattgaagagattattgaaagatgatcatggtatgggacatggatcatttaatgaaatgcatgagtattcattattttccgctgcgaacgcatatgcttgaatattcatgataatggaaatgtgttatttttaaatgaccaggtgtgttgtgtattgatgatgaatgatgttggttttagaaagcttagtttttgaaaacgtcgatgtgacgcccttttgtttatatgcgtgcttatttactctgattatatgttaagtattttggggtagaaaaaggggtgttacaataAACACATCATAGGTACCAAATGAGTGTTTAAGAATaagcttgatgagaatggtataattgttcgaaacaaagctAGATTGGTGGCCCAAGGATACAATTAAGAGGAAGGCATTGATTTTGAAGAAACATTCGCTCCGattgcaaggttagaagctattcgtttattacttgcttgcatgtttattaaattttcaattatttcaaatggatgtcaagagcgcattcttgaatggctacatcaatgaagaagtctatgtcaaacaacccccgggctttgaagacttcaaaaatccttcacatgttttcaagttgaggaaagctctttatggcctaaagcaagcacctagagcatggtatgatcGTCTCAGCAACTTTCTTTGTGAAAAGGGATTTGAAAAAGGTAAAATTGACAAAACCttatttattaagaaaataaaagataacactttattggttcaagtctacgttgacgacatcatattcggctcaacaaacaaacaaatgtgtgaagaattttcatcaatgatgcaaggagaaatagagatgtccatgatgggtaagATGAATTATTTTCTTAGACTTCAAATTAAGCAACTGAAGGATGGCATCTTTATCAATCAATCAAAGTACTACAAAGAGTTATTAAAAAGATTCGACATGGATAATTGCAAGGCAATGTCTACTCCGATGGGATCCGGAtcttatgttgatcaagatgaagCAGGTGTTTCGATTGATATAAcaaagtatcgaggtatgattggttccttactttatttgacggcaagccgtcctgatATTATGTTCAGTGTGTGTCTTTGTGCTCGTTTTCAAGCCAATCCAAAAGAATCACATCTCACCGTTGTTAAGAGAATCATGAAATATCTCAAGGGAACAACAAATGTCGGcctatggtatcctaaaggtagtatTTGCAATTTAGTTGGTTATTCTGACGTTGACTATGCAGGATGTAAAACTGATCGGAAAAGTACTAGTGGTACATGGCACATCCTTGGAAATGCATTAGTTTCGTGGGCTTGCAAGAAACAAACATGTGTTTCTCTAAGCACTGCCAAAGCAGAATACATAGCCGCAGGTAGCTGTTGCGCTCAAATactttggcttaagcaacaacttcgtGAGTACGGACTCGATCTTGGATGCATTCCTCTTTgttgtgacaatacaagtgcgataaacattacaaagaatcTGGCCATGCACTCAAaaaccaaacatattgacattcAACATCACTTTCTTTGTTACCACGTGCTTCAAGGAGATGTCGAAGTCACATTTGtggatactcataatcaacttgCCGACATCTTCACAAAACCTTTGGCGGGAGAACCATTTTACAAAATTTGAAGGGAACTTGGGATTCTAGATGAATGTGACATATAATTTGGCAAAAACATATCAATAATCAAAGGTGCACATACATTTCCAACTCATCTATTTAcatttgcattttatttcatgGATCTCCACTTCTACTCCTTTCTTTTACATGATTCATTGGGTGCCTCTTGCATGAATCTTTGTTAAAAATATGTGTTTTTTTAGCTTTTTTCACTGAGTAAATCGATTTACTCATGAcgtaaatcgatttacccataAAACAGTAGCATTGTTTTTTTTCTCGTGTTTGGCATATTTTGAACTAGGTAAATCGATTTTACCCAtgatgtaaatcgatttacccctTAAACTTTTCTCTTTTTGTGCTTTCTGACCTCTTGAAGGTGTCTTAAAAGTTATACTGTATATTCTATTTTATATTTGTCATGTGATTATCCTTCACCCATCTTTCCcttctttttgataatgtcaaaggGGAAGAAAGGTGTTATGaattatgcttgcatgcttgtgAATTTCCTAAGGTACAAATGATACAAATCTCCTTCAAGATGATCAAGTCAACATGATCATAAGCTTCTCAAATTTAGGGGGAgttatacatctcagggggatAAATTTTCGTTTCCAGAAATTGCACGCATCAAAGAGGAttatttgtcatcatcaaaaagggggagaatgtgaagtcaagcttctctatgatgaatgtttttgatgaagacaaaactCCAAGCAACAAGAAGGCAAAGATTTTATTCTATAATAAAGCATCTTGATTCAAGAAGTTAAGCTTTTCACTTCAAGAAGGTATAATGAGAATACTTACCTTCACTAAAGTCTTAGATGCTCAAGTATTCATATGGATATTGCATAACTTTTCATAGTGCATGGAAAATGTGTTAGAATcatatttttcattttcaaactgggtaaatcgatttacctataagggaaatcgatttaccactgaagcTTATGTATTTCTTCATGCACCATTTCATGGAATCTTTTCATTTCATCTTTGACAATTGTTCATGAT from Lathyrus oleraceus cultivar Zhongwan6 chromosome 7, CAAS_Psat_ZW6_1.0, whole genome shotgun sequence encodes the following:
- the LOC127101739 gene encoding secreted RxLR effector protein 161-like — translated: MDNCKAMSTPMGSGSYVDQDEAGVSIDITKYRANPKESHLTVVKRIMKYLKGTTNVGLWYPKGSICNLVGYSDVDYAGCKTDRKSTSGTWHILGNALVSWACKKQTCVSLSTAKAEYIAAGSCCAQILWLKQQLREYGLDLGCIPLCCDNTSAINITKNLAMHSKTKHIDIQHHFLCYHVLQGDVEVTFVDTHNQLADIFTKPLAGEPFYKI